The sequence cagtttttgtttgtttcgtaTGTTCTCAGATAATTCAACACAAGTTATCTATTTTTAGCAGAACTATTAAAGAAGCAAtgctatttttattacattatctCAGGTAATGTATGATTTCATATTGTCCCATTACTAGTGACGTTGActttgacaatttaattaaaatggtatCTGCTGGGATTCTCCACAGTAAAAttactttcttcccctttttgtAATTAGTATTTTGGGTGGTGATACTTTGAGACTGTGAAAAATATCCCATTACTCATTGACTTTCAATTTATTTCCATATGTAAGTAGGGATccttttattctataaataataaTCCATTGCTATCATTATTTACTTCAAAATTCCAATTTTCTCAACTTTACCCTGTGGGAACCCTGGAGAAGGTGAGTTCTGTATTCTTTTAGCATGTCTCTATCATTCTTTGAACACTTGCATACTTACTGGCATACTACGATATTCTAGACTTTATCTTGTATTTCTCCTCCCCCAATCCCAGAGTCAGCTTCTTCCCCAAGGAGCCATGGTTTCTGTGGGTGGAGAATGATATTTTAAGCCAAAATCTGGGCTCTAGGCGTGCTCATTACTACTGGGATAGTGTTGCTCCCAGGCCAACCAGGAGAATGAAGTTAGGGAATAGAAGCATAAACATAAAAGACAACCCTTGTATGGCCATCTCTTCCACTATCCCCCATGTAGacattctcctctttcttctgacGCTTTGGCGTCTCATACAGACCATTTCTTTATGTACTGCTGCCTTGTATATTGACTTTTCACCCCATATAGGCTTCCCATGCTAGGCTACCCTCCTACATAAATTCCTCTTTGCTCTGTTCAGACTAATAGCCCACTCTGCATCACTAGTGCTGCTATACTCACGCCTTCCTTTCTCTAACTGGGCTCTGATACATCAGCTAGACTACCATAGCTCCTCAATCCTTCCTTTCTGTGTGAACCCCTATCTTACTCAGATCTAAGTGATACAATCTGGACCTAATAACTTAttaaagggagagagggaaaggaagtagGAAAGGGAAGGGTCGTGGTCAATGTTATGTGTCAGCTTGATGAGGCTATAGTTCCCAGTCATTAAATCAAACACGAATCTAGGAGTCACTGTGAAAATACTTGTGATGTGATTAAAAACCATGATTAGTTTACTTCAAATATAGAAGATTATTCTAGATGGTCTGTATGGACCCTATTCAATCAGCTGAAAGACCTTGTGAGCAGAGGCGAGGCTTccctgagaaaaagaaatttgcctTTGGACAGCAACTTCAGACCATGTTCTGGAATTCTAGCCTGCTCTTCTGGGTGGCCTACCCCATATTTTTGGACTTCCCTAACCAGTCCTGCAATCTCATACACCTTTTCCTTGCAATAATCTCTTAGTATGTATCTCTTACTGgctttctttctctggtttaACCCTGTCTGATACAggaaaaaattggggggggggggagagaaaacatataattattattttaatggaaattctCTGAGAAATGTTTAGActctaattttctgtttctacaaggagatgaaaaatagagcagaaaaatatatatcatgagaGTTTAAGTTAATCATGGGGAAGAATTTCCTTCCagtgaatattaaaaatgagagcCTGAAATGACTCTCTGAGTCACTCAGCATCTAAGCAATGTCTCCTCAGAAAGGACTTAGAGGACTCTTTTTTTCCCGTGTCAGTATATTCATCTACAACCTAGCTCCAAACATTTCCTTTCATAATGAGTAATCTTCACTTTGAGTTCCAAAATGTAAGTCAGAGCACACTCTAAAAACAAGAGGAAACTAATTTGAGGCAAAAGGTGGAAGTCAAGTCACATTTACACATGCAGCTGTAGTCAATATAATGTTCCACTCTGTGACTTTCTAACATTGGGCTCATATTGTCATCTCTGTCTGTAATGTTTGTTACTCGTCCCTCAGAGGACTGACTCCACCTTCACGTATCAGTATAATACTCTTTTTTCCCAGAGGTTTTCTctaaacctctctctctctctctctccatctttcctgCTTTAACCTTACTAaacctatatttattttatactgctTCACGTATCacagtttctttctcttaaaacaaacaaacaaacaaacaaacctcttgacttgttttcactctttttctcaaCTGGGTTTTAGATCCCCCAGAAGAGGGTTCTGGGGTGGGGGCGTGGCGGCCCCGGCAAGATGGCGGCGCCCGGGAAGATGATGTTTCCGGAGAAACCAAGCCGCGAGAAGTACAGGGCTGCCCTGAGGAAGGCGAAGCGCAAGAAGCGACGGCAGGAACTGGCGCGGTTGAGAGACCCAGGCCCCTctcagcaggaggaagaggatgcTTTTACGGAAGAACAACGCCTAGAAGAGAAGCTGTTGGAGATCGAGAGGCAAAAACTGCACGAGGCGTGGTTGCTTCGGGAGCAGAAGGCGCAAGAGGActtcagaaggaagaaggaaagggaggaggcgGCTAGGAAATGGCGGGAAGAACACGAGAGGAAGCTAAGGGAAGAGTGGGACGCGCAGCagagaagacagaggcaggagcaggagcagaggctgCAGGAGCGGAGACAACGGGAGGAGGCCGCGCGGAGGCCGCTGGAGCAGGCTGGGCCCGGGGCGCGGCTGGGGAATGGCGCCCCCTGGCGAAACCCGGAGCCGCCCACGGGCCTGCGGGCGCCCGAGAGGGATCGCGCCGATTGTCCGTTCTACAGGAAAACGGGGGCGTGCAGATTCGGAGACAGGTGTTCGCGTCGACACGACCTCCCGTCCTCGAGCCCCACGCTCCTTGTGAGGAGCATGTTCACGACGTTCGGGATGGAGCAGTGCCGACGGGACGACTACGACCCGGACGCGGGCCTGGAGGACAGCGAGGAGGACACCTACCAGCACTTCCGGGCCTTCTACGACGACGTGCTGCCGGAGTTCAGGGCCGTGGGCACCGTGGTCCAGTTCAAGGTCAGCCGCAACCTGGAGCCGCACCTCCGGGGCAACGTGTACGTCCAGTACCGGTCGGAAGCGGAGTGCCGGGCGGCCCTGTCCCTGTTCAACGGGCGCTGGTACGCGGGGCGGCGGCTGCAGTGCGAGCTCTGCCCGGTGACCCGGTGGAAGGCGGCCATCTGCGGCCTGTCTGAGCTGCGCCGGTGCCCAAGGGGGAGACGCTGCAACTTTCTGCACGTGTTCAGAAATCCCGACGACGGGTTCTGGCGGGCCAGCCGCGACCCCCACCTgcgccccgggcccgggcccgaCCGCGATCGCGCCGGCCCGCCCTCCCGGAGGGGCTCCCCGACCAGACGGCGCGCGGGCCGCCGCGAGGACCGCCAcggggggccgcggcggcggaGGAGCCCCGGCCCGGGCCGCTCCCGCGGGAGCCGCGGGGGGCGCGAGAGCGAGCGCAGGAGCAGCCCCCGGGGGGAGGGGTCGCGCGGACGCCTGTCGAGGAGCCGCGcggggcccagggcagccagtcggggcggggagaggggccgcggcgggggccggggccggggcggccggaGCCGCAGCTCCTCTGGGGCCAGGAGCCgaggcaggaggaggccaggCAGCAGGGACCGGACCACTCCGAGTCCCAAAGGCAAATAGACTCACTTGGTCCGTCACTGACTGCGCACCGTCCGCCGGAGCCCCACTTCAGTCTGATAATCAGTGTGTTTGCAATAGACTACCTAGACGACACCGAATGCACAGGTAACATGAAAATCCCCCCTAGGGATCCCCGggggcgcggcggtttggcgcctgcctttggcccggggcgcgatcctggagacccgggatcgaatcccacgtcgggctcccggtgcatggagccatgtgtgtgactatcataaataaaaaaataaataaaataaataaaaagaaaatcccccGTAATCCTAACCCTTAGCAGTAAAGTTCAcgctggaaaacaaaaacaaaaaaaaaaaggagagggttctgtctttcttgtttcttttcatggTTCCAGCACCTAAGAGAGCGAATAGGTGTTCAAGTAGTAGTTGCTAAGTAAATACATACCACTGTGTCACTACTGCTTACCTGcccatgattcctttttttttttttttttttttttatttatgatagtcacagagagagagagagagaggggggcagagacacaggcagagggagaagcaggctccatgcaccgggagccccacgtgggattcgatcccgggtctccaggatcgtgccccgggccaaaggcaggcgccaaaccgctgcgccacccaggggtccccctgcCCATGATTCCAACAAGTTTTTGAAAAAGCAGTTTGATACTGATCTGAGATTGGATATCTGCTGATGAGATGTTGTACAGGTTTAAGTCTCTAAGTagataaattcaaataaaattcaagtcCAGTATTagcatttcactattatttaggATAAAAGCAGTGGCTGCACTTCAGCATTTCTGAGTAGGCACGGTGGTATTCACCCATCTGTCAAAAGCATTCGGTAACGGTGAGGTTTACTACTAACTGGACCATAGACAGCATGATGAGTGACTAAATCTCAGACTAGCTTCTCTCATAAGCTTGGTTGTAGAAGAGCCAGGGAACCACTATAGATATTTAATGAGTCAGacaaaagtggggaaaaaatccTACCCAACTGTCTTGGGGGTATCATAAACAGATAAAAGATTACCACTGGTGTAATGGAGATAATGGGAGACCAAATATCAGTCGTGAATTACTAACAAAACAAgcctttttgtaaaaaataattgagagacAATGAGACATTAGTCTCAAGTGTATAGCACGGTggtgattcaacaactctgtagTTATGGCCACAGATGTAGTTAGATGATGAGATACAGTTTACAACTACCTGAATAGCGTACCGTGGAGACCATCAATTGATGTGCGAATGCTAGTTTTACTTTATATGCAGATGTTCTGACTTCTTGGTGGacaagttttttggttttgttcttgttttttaaataatgtgataAATCACTAATGATGCAGTAACAAAATCCTGTGCTGCTGCTCTATGAGTAATGATTATGTTGAgatcatttttgtatttaaaaaaattaataagtaggTACAGTCTCATTGGCtttcatcttaaaagaaaaacggTTTAACATAACTTTTATGACTCTGGTTCCAAACACGTGTTTGAAATGGCAATAAATGATCAGCCTCATGTCTGGATATTTTTGTtactaaatacttttaaataccTTGATAATTGATTCGATTCTTCagtttatatttaaacatttagtgTTGTGAGCACATATGTTATGAGCACATAATTTATAGAACTGTAAAAGGAGGTGCTCTTACAAGAACTTAGCCTCCtggtttttattaattattatattaataagtgtgtgttttaaaacataCAGGATTCAAAGAATGGTTTTTGTTGCCATtccaatctttttcatttttgcattcaAGTCACATACATAGACTCTCAATATAGAAATATTGAGAGTTTCTTCAAATCTACTTTAGGAAAGTAGACAGGCGGTTTTGATTTTTGTAGGTGATTTAAGTGGgcaaatatccaaaaaaaaaaaaaaagcatacatataCTTATTGTCTGAATACCCTCTATCTTTTTGTAgtttcatgtatatttttgtttttctcttatgatGTCAAAGCTCGAACAGTACAACTCTTAATATCTTACATACAAATCATCACTAGAAATGAGAATCATAGGCATTTGGTGGCTCGAGTTCTCAAAAGATTCAGCTGTGTTTAACCAATTTTGATCCTAGGAGTGTTTTGAGTTTGATTAGATTTAGTCCTAACATTAAAATATTGagacatataaatgaaaaattgacAACAGGGGATATTGAGGTGTTTAGGATTTGAAGGGACAATCAGCCCAAGGTACATTTAGAACTTGCATTACACAGTCCCTCGTGAATGTGAGAAAATAGATGGGACGCGTGTGTCCTGGCTCAGGGTTCACACACTATGAAAGACACTGAAACCAAAGAAACAACGTGGATGTCTGTATAAAACTGGGTGGAAGGAATTTTAAGACTATCTCCCTGAAGCCCTGTATTATTGTGACAAGGTGGAAGTCTTTCACCCTCAATGCCATTTAGTCTCTTCATTTTGGTTGACCTGTGAATTAATGATGAACGTGTCTCGAATGTTCGCATGATAACAAGGGAATCATTTATTTTGTAAGTGGCACTGAAAATGTGCTGGAGCACGCACAATTTAAACTAACCAGTCAGCCGTTCTGTCCTGCTGATTCAGTGGTATCAAGGACACAGCATCTAACCCTCACACTTGGCTTAATGGCAACCCTCTATCAGAATAGGGCCCGTGGAGCATGGATGTCGGTCTTAAGAAACAAatctttcttcttcaaatgtCAGTATCTCACTAGACCTTGCATTGGTTATTTTAGTGATGTTTCCCCACACCCCTCCGGTGAGATGAAGTGGTTTACAGCCTCTGCAGTCTTAAAAATACAAGCTTGTAATTTGGCTCCAGGTAAACCGTGTGACTCTGGAACTGTTTGAACATGCATTTTTGTCATGGTGGGATTTAAAGATCATAATAAAACTTGATAAAGATGTAGCTTTTAAGAGAGTAAGAGGCATGGCCATGTGTCTTGAACACTCAGGAGGTTCCATCTGACCTCTGACGGCCTTGGCTGAATTGTGGTGATGCTGAATTGTCAAAGACAGTCTAACTCATCTCTCTTGTGCGTGGCTACATTTTGGGAATGTACACTATAGGGATGCTATTTGTATTGTTAACAGAAGGTTTCTATCATCTAATTTCCAATATTTTAGACAAAAACACATCCTGATTTAATGAGACAATTTTATGATACATGTATTCTGAAAGACATCGGGAAGATTTTCAGTGTTTATGTCAGATTGTACAAGTACACTGGCCTGCCTTACTGTcatgtgagaaaacaaatttgttaATTTCTGTGCATTGttaataaattatagtaataaaaaaaatgattcccTTTTCTCATTGCCTTTCACAATATTCTTCTCTCTTGGGAACTGCCCTGATTTTAATGCCCAAAATCCTGCACCAGGCAAACCAGAAAGACTGATCACTCTAACTTACATAAAATGCCTTTTTATGGTAGATAAACTTCTAGAACTCCAATAgtacttcaaaatttttttctgtctttatatcaCTATGGTTGAATTAGTTGAATTTTATGTCATTAGAACCATGTAATTACAATGACAGAGCCAAGTAGTATTATGATATTCCCTTTTCATACTACTCTTTGGTCTACTGGAACGTAATAATTTGCCTTCATTTCCACTTGCATAATTTGCTATCcacataacctttttttttttttcaaatgccatatcattttattaaatctctATTTTTACTGGGGGACCTTTCTTCCATAAGCCTCTTATTTCCATAGTTGATCCACTTTTGTGGTTTAATCCTTTACTATCTGAAGCAcaatacttttttcttaaaaaaaagttatatatatatatatatatatatacttacacatatatttttatttatttatttatgagttcatgggaaaaaatggagaaatattctaCCCTCATAATGAGTGGATATTCTGGCTTGGCATAGTATTCCAGGTTAAAGATTCTTTGccttcagaattttgaagacAATCATCTTCTGGAATCAATAGTTACTACTGAGAAATCTGAAGTCATAATAATTCTTATTTCATATATGTGacatttccctcctctcttttgaAGACTTTAAGTTCTTCCCTTTAACACTGGTATTTAGAAATTTCATGACAAATGGTCTTAGCATAAGACTTTTTCATTGAGTGTATAAGGAGGTCTGTAGACTCATGACCTTTAGTTCCAGAAATTTTCTTGGGTAattcctttcacttattttatcCATCTGTGCTTTCTAGGACATTTTTAGTCAGAAATTATTCCTCTTAGATATGATGCGTTAAGTAAATTTGATTTCATATTTCCTaagtttatatctttttgttatgctttctaaaaattttctgaaattcatCTTTACAACTTTTAGTTGAATTATTTTTTGCAACGTTTTTCCAAGAgttcttattttctgatttttattctcacagcatttaaaattatttgcatgCATTAACTTGTCTTTGTGGAGAGAGTAATAAAAgtgtttgattattttattttattttgaacaaatatttatttacttattcatgagagacacacagagacaggcagagacataggaagaaggagaagcaggcttcctatgggaaGCTGaggtggtactcgatcccaggactcggggatcatgacctgagc is a genomic window of Canis lupus familiaris isolate Mischka breed German Shepherd chromosome 21, alternate assembly UU_Cfam_GSD_1.0, whole genome shotgun sequence containing:
- the LOC119864951 gene encoding U2 small nuclear ribonucleoprotein auxiliary factor 35 kDa subunit-related protein 2-like, translating into MAAPGKMMFPEKPSREKYRAALRKAKRKKRRQELARLRDPGPSQQEEEDAFTEEQRLEEKLLEIERQKLHEAWLLREQKAQEDFRRKKEREEAARKWREEHERKLREEWDAQQRRQRQEQEQRLQERRQREEAARRPLEQAGPGARLGNGAPWRNPEPPTGLRAPERDRADCPFYRKTGACRFGDRCSRRHDLPSSSPTLLVRSMFTTFGMEQCRRDDYDPDAGLEDSEEDTYQHFRAFYDDVLPEFRAVGTVVQFKVSRNLEPHLRGNVYVQYRSEAECRAALSLFNGRWYAGRRLQCELCPVTRWKAAICGLSELRRCPRGRRCNFLHVFRNPDDGFWRASRDPHLRPGPGPDRDRAGPPSRRGSPTRRRAGRREDRHGGPRRRRSPGPGRSRGSRGGRESERRSSPRGEGSRGRLSRSRAGPRAASRGGERGRGGGRGRGGRSRSSSGARSRGRRRPGSRDRTTPSPKGK